Proteins encoded in a region of the Enterococcus gilvus ATCC BAA-350 genome:
- the tsf gene encoding translation elongation factor Ts, with protein MADVTAKMVKELRDMTGVGMMDAKRALVEVEGDIEKAVDLLREKGMAKAAKKNDRIAAEGLASVAIHGNTAAIVEVNSETDFVSKNEMFQDLVKEIAALVAEHKPADMDAAMKLTNAKGETLEAALIEATQVIGERINFRRFEVVEKDDNAAFGGYLHMGGRIAVLALLNGTTDESVAKDVAMHVAAINPRYVNESQIPDSELEHEKAVLTEQALNEGKPANIVEKMVIGRLNKFKAEIALVDQPFVKDPDMTVEKYVSSKGATVESFVRFEVGEGIEKREDNFVEEVMNQIKK; from the coding sequence ATGGCAGACGTAACAGCTAAAATGGTAAAAGAACTACGCGACATGACCGGCGTAGGTATGATGGATGCAAAACGTGCATTAGTAGAAGTAGAAGGCGACATTGAAAAAGCTGTTGATCTTTTACGTGAAAAAGGTATGGCTAAAGCAGCGAAGAAAAATGACCGTATTGCCGCTGAAGGTTTGGCTTCAGTTGCGATCCACGGAAATACTGCTGCAATCGTAGAAGTGAACTCTGAAACAGACTTCGTTTCTAAAAATGAAATGTTCCAAGACCTAGTGAAAGAAATCGCAGCATTAGTTGCTGAACACAAACCAGCTGACATGGATGCAGCAATGAAATTAACAAACGCTAAAGGCGAAACGTTAGAAGCTGCTCTAATCGAAGCAACACAAGTAATCGGTGAAAGAATCAACTTCCGTCGTTTTGAAGTTGTTGAAAAAGACGATAACGCAGCATTTGGCGGCTATTTACACATGGGCGGACGTATTGCTGTTTTAGCTCTATTAAACGGTACAACTGACGAATCTGTTGCAAAAGACGTTGCGATGCACGTTGCTGCAATCAACCCTCGTTATGTAAACGAAAGCCAAATCCCTGATTCAGAATTAGAACACGAAAAAGCTGTTTTAACTGAACAAGCATTGAATGAAGGCAAACCAGCAAACATCGTTGAAAAAATGGTGATTGGCCGTTTGAACAAATTCAAAGCAGAAATCGCTTTGGTTGACCAACCATTCGTTAAAGATCCTGACATGACTGTTGAAAAATATGTATCTTCTAAAGGTGCGACAGTTGAAAGCTTCGTTCGTTTCGAAGTTGGCGAAGGTATCGAAAAACGCGAAGATAACTTTGTTGAAGAAGTTATGAACCAAATCAAAAAATAA
- the rpsB gene encoding 30S ribosomal protein S2 → MSVLSMKQLLEAGVHFGHQTRRWNPKMKKYIFTERNGIYIIDLQKTVKLVDAAYDYMKDVAEDGGVALFVGTKKQAQEAIKEEAVRAGQYYVNHRWLGGTLTNWDTIQKRIARLKQINAMEQDGTFEVLPKKEVVGLNKERERLEKFLGGIADMPRIPDVMYIVDPRKERIAVQEAHKLNIPIVAMVDTNCDPDEIDVVIPSNDDAIRAVKLITAKMADAFIEGNQGEDQVAEEDFVAEDGGQATSIEEIVDVVEGDNASTESAE, encoded by the coding sequence ATGTCAGTATTGTCTATGAAACAATTACTAGAAGCCGGCGTACACTTTGGTCACCAAACACGTCGCTGGAACCCAAAAATGAAGAAATATATCTTCACAGAAAGAAACGGAATCTACATCATTGACTTGCAAAAAACAGTCAAATTAGTAGATGCAGCTTACGACTACATGAAAGATGTTGCTGAAGACGGCGGCGTTGCATTGTTCGTAGGTACAAAAAAACAAGCTCAAGAAGCAATCAAAGAAGAAGCTGTCCGCGCTGGTCAATACTATGTAAACCACCGTTGGTTAGGCGGAACTTTAACTAACTGGGACACTATCCAAAAACGTATTGCTCGTTTGAAACAAATCAATGCAATGGAACAAGACGGTACTTTTGAAGTATTGCCTAAAAAAGAAGTTGTCGGTTTGAATAAAGAACGTGAACGTTTAGAAAAATTCTTAGGCGGTATCGCTGATATGCCTCGCATCCCTGATGTTATGTATATCGTTGATCCTCGTAAAGAACGTATCGCTGTTCAAGAAGCACACAAATTAAACATTCCAATCGTTGCTATGGTTGATACAAACTGCGACCCAGATGAAATCGACGTAGTAATCCCTTCAAACGATGATGCGATTCGTGCCGTGAAATTGATCACTGCTAAAATGGCTGATGCGTTCATCGAAGGTAACCAAGGTGAAGATCAAGTAGCTGAAGAAGACTTCGTAGCTGAAGATGGCGGACAAGCCACTTCAATCGAAGAAATCGTTGATGTAGTGGAAGGCGACAACGCTTCTACTGAATCAGCTGAATAA
- a CDS encoding arginine repressor: MRKKDRHELIKKIITENPIRNQNELMDHLQHHQVSATQATISRDIRDLKIVKTIDESGKPRFELFQEQQVSTDDDDIKRLIRMTTEVIVKVDTVQFMTIVSTLPDNAHLLASVLDDLSSELIVATMASFDTIIIISRTAEDAQQVTAFLQDPTNTSIFS, encoded by the coding sequence ATGCGCAAAAAAGACCGACATGAATTAATTAAAAAAATCATTACAGAAAATCCTATTCGCAATCAAAATGAATTGATGGATCACCTGCAGCACCACCAGGTTTCAGCGACTCAAGCGACTATTTCGCGTGATATCCGCGATCTAAAAATCGTAAAGACCATTGATGAATCTGGAAAGCCGCGTTTTGAATTGTTTCAAGAACAACAGGTTTCTACGGATGATGACGATATCAAACGGTTGATTCGGATGACCACAGAAGTCATCGTCAAAGTCGATACGGTTCAATTCATGACGATCGTCAGCACATTGCCAGACAATGCGCACTTGTTAGCTTCCGTATTAGACGATCTTTCTAGTGAGTTGATCGTCGCAACGATGGCCAGCTTCGACACGATCATTATTATTTCTAGAACCGCTGAAGACGCTCAACAAGTCACTGCTTTTTTACAAGATCCGACAAACACCT